A window of the Macrobrachium rosenbergii isolate ZJJX-2024 chromosome 13, ASM4041242v1, whole genome shotgun sequence genome harbors these coding sequences:
- the LOC136844922 gene encoding dentin sialophosphoprotein-like, translated as MDATREFSWGGGTVSSVEGGDHPARAVMVVGGGGGMGGGDGSVRGRHGHRGVYRALSGVSFQHLDLYVTRQSSSCHEPVMPTEEDEGLDSLESHAHTLTPSPDLAQGGVGSHPEHPGHAEGGYFSLERCLSDEDAANLHDSLENLRMQHGAVRSHAHHAPAAAHHAHPYPPSYPYPNYQQPHKAPQQSYGPLPTYVNPGFQHHPTYVNPQHCHDYSSASESHYATPSMARNYSHNGSAHFSPNPGYASPVFQHHHHHHQHHHQHQLHHPHSRENFHVVDDGVGCPIYDHPEGYQSHGTYPCTEGYHSKGGYLYSSYPSRVAHHQPAPPTSASQEAAGNPDNDAVRKASVLSADSLEDLPVSPVSPISPILTSEGRKSCCYNDSLEDVRPRLVSELREFFERQKSTTSTSSPDSDSTQEQRTGDEDPGDSEDSQMRDNISTEVQIDLNSSASSNKTEERSSLEEEEEEVTPEATTMESSSEDPTKDLYETEEEEKGLRVTADKNDEKKKPGENSTCQTFKTARLGDVSFLRATQDTPQTLLASTRLVQATLKSPAKNTTFFISLESKFKVPDFEGSCKNPTDEKGKPDEGDEDSSCSTNDSKEVHVSSLGATDEEMAHMTDSQDTCAPAEYQESQLILRHFVANWESESPPNDDSDIDEFFLVLDSTGGKASFTFPSGSSSMISSVGSSLSEQKSDGTHYQEQDSYDDGNLADVGEPDTTSSSGLDPVAETTSEEETEGGTAAATPDIPEASEEKDGFLEAAPHKVIVKPFLGLGKGSSRSSQAGSALGTSQTQSSVSGNLRPLQVVEEEEEEVRGSGETEIRQTFETVVDIVLTNSDDDEEGRSRDHPKSDSTNTLLTPEITNPPSASILSCASVSNPSIDYATSCDAVKYASDVIVTRDSAINSNATADSAAAPTSVVIAVFASNDATLSKTVDALGKIRSLNDLNEKRELEGADFKVSSPDMNEKSLSGMALDLFREKKVDCQSKARAKDHGSRKEIVSSQVDLESEEKAKGNSRIETEDKSQSKQTNEERGGKEKEEEREEVTASNRSNGLFRPPAIDDVKAVDGRKNEVVSGRWCDWQSGSGRVSEASFVEEREEEKEGGEEMEVEH; from the coding sequence ATGGACGCCACACGAGAGTTCTCATGGGGCGGGGGCACAGTGTCCAGCGTCGAGGGTGGCGATCATCCGGCGCGGGCAGTGATGGTCGTGGGCGGAGGCGGTGGTATGGGCGGAGGTGATGGCAGCGTCAGAGGTCGCCACGGCCACCGAGGCGTCTATAGGGCCCTGTCCGGTGTGTCCTTCCAGCATCTGGATCTTTACGTTACGCGACAGTCATCATCCTGTCACGAACCCGTCATGCCCACGGAAGAGGACGAAGGACTGGATTCCCTCGAGAGCCACGCCCATACGCTCACGCCCTCGCCAGATCTGGCTCAGGGAGGGGTGGGCAGTCACCCAGAGCATCCGGGTCACGCCGAAGGGGGTTATTTTAGTCTAGAGCGCTGCTTGAGCGACGAGGATGCCGCCAACCTTCACGACTCGCTGGAAAATCTGAGAATGCAACATGGTGCCGTAAGATCACATGCTCATCATGCACCTGCTGCCGCCCACCATGCCCACCCATATCCGCCCTCTTACCCCTACCCAAATTATCAGCAGCCCCACAAGGCCCCCCAACAGTCGTATGGCCCCCTTCCGACCTACGTCAATCCTGGATTCCAGCATCACCCGACGTATGTCAACCCCCAGCATTGCCACGATTATTCCTCGGCTAGTGAAAGCCATTATGCCACTCCCTCCATGGCAAGAAATTACTCCCATAATGGCAGTGCCCATTTTTCCCCCAACCCCGGTTATGCCAGTCCTGTTTTTCagcatcaccatcaccatcatcaacacCACCATCAACACCAACTTCACCATCCTCACTCCAGGGAGAACTTCCATGTTGTGGATGACGGCGTAGGTTGCCCCATATACGATCACCCCGAGGGCTATCAGTCCCACGGTACGTATCCTTGTACCGAAGGATATCATTCAAAGGGCGGTTACTTGTACTCCAGTTATCCGTCAAGGGTGGCACATCATCAGCCTGCCCCTCCGACCTCTGCCTCTCAGGAGGCGGCAGGCAACCCAGATAATGATGCTGTGAGGAAAGCTAGCGTCCTGAGTGCTGATTCCTTAGAGGATTTACCCGTGAGCCCCGTGTCGCCTATTTCTCCCATACTCACTTCAGAAGGACGTAAGAGTTGTTGTTACAATGACTCCTTGGAGGACGTCCGTCCGCGGCTTGTTAGCGAATTGAGGGAATTCTTTGAACGTCAGAAGTCGACGACCAGCACAAGTAGCCCAGATTCTGACAGCACCCAGGAACAGAGAACGGGTGACGAGGACCCCGGCGATTCGGAAGACAGCCAAATGAGAGATAATATTTCGACGGAAGTACAGATCGATCTGAATTCGTCAGCAAGCAGTAACAAGACAGAGGAGAGAAGTTCtttagaagaagaggaggaggaagtgacaCCGGAGGCCACGACAATGGAGTCATCGTCAGAGGACCCGACGAAAGATTTATacgaaacagaagaagaagaaaagggattgAGAGTAACAGCTGataaaaatgatgagaaaaagaAACCAGGTGAGAATTCGACCTGCCAGACCTTTAAAACCGCGCGCCTAGGGGACGTTTCTTTCCTTCGGGCTACGCAAGACACGCCCCAAACACTTCTGGCTTCCACAAGACTTGTCCAGGCCACTCTAAAATCGCCCGCCAAGAACACCACCTTTTTCATAAGCTTAGAGAGCAAATTTAAGGTGCCAGACTTCGAAGGTTCGTGTAAAAATCCTACAGATGAAAAAGGGAAGCCTGACGAAGGTGACGAAGACTCTTCATGTTCGACAAATGACAGCAAAGAAGTTCACGTGTCCTCCTTAGGGGCTACAGACGAAGAAATGGCTCACATGACAGACTCGCAGGATACTTGTGCCCCTGCAGAGTATCAGGAGTCTCAGTTGATTCTGAGACATTTTGTAGCCAACTGGGAGAGCGAGTCTCCTCCTAACGATGACTCAGATATAGACGAGTTCTTCCTCGTTTTAGACTCTACAGGTGGGAAAGCAAGTTTTACCTTCCCCTCAGGTAGCTCCTCCATGATATCGTCCGTAGGAAGCTCGCTATCCGAGCAGAAGAGCGACGGCACTCACTACCAGGAGCAGGACTCCTATGATGATGGCAATTTGGCTGATGTAGGAGAACCCGACACCACCTCCAGTTCGGGCTTAGATCCTGTGGCGGAAACGACGAGCGAAGAAGAGACAGAAGGCGGCACTGCAGCGGCTACGCCTGATATACCAGAGGCCTCTGAGGAGAAGGACGGGTTCCTAGAAGCTGCTCCCCACAAAGTAATTGTGAAGCCTTTTTTAGGATTAGGTAAGGGCAGTTCTCGATCGTCTCAAGCGGGTTCTGCCCTGGGTACCAGTCAAACACAGTCGTCTGTCTCAGGTAATCTCCGTCCCCTTCAGGtggtagaagaggaagaagaagaagtgagggGGTCAGGAGAGACCGAGATCAGGCAAACATTTGAGACCGTCGTCGATATTGTATTAACTAACAGTGACGACGACGAAGAGGGTCGCAGTCGAGACCATCCGAAGAGCGACTCTACTAACACCTTACTAACCCCGGAAATTACTAACCCGCCCTCCGCAAGTATTCTTAGTTGTGCTTCAGTTTCCAATCCGTCCATTGATTATGCAACTTCTTGCGACGCCGTCAAATATGCAAGTGATGTGATTGTCACGAGAGATAGTGCAATTAATAGCAATGCTACTGCTGATTCTGCCGCCGCCCCAACTAGTGTTGTTATAGCTGTTTTTGCTTCTAATGATGCCACGCTCTCGAAAACAGTAGATGCCCTGGGCAAAATTCGCTCCCTTAATGACCTTAATGAAAAAAGAGAGCTCGAGGGTGCTGACTTTAAGGTCAGTTCCCCTGACATGAATGAAAAAAGCTTGTCGGGAATGGCTCTGGATTTATTTAGGGAAAAGAAAGTGGATTGTCAAAGTAAGGCGCGAGCAAAAGATCATGGAAGTAGGAAAGAGATTGTTTCCAGTCAAGTGGATCTAGAAAGTGAAgaaaaggcaaagggaaatagTAGAATAGAAACGGAAGATAAAAGTCAGTCCAAGCAAACAAACGAAGAAAGGGGaggcaaagaaaaagaagaagagagagaagaggtgactGCATCCAATCGTTCAAACGGTTTGTTTCGGCCACCGGCCATCGATGACGTAAAAGCAGTTGATGGGCGTAAAAATGAGGTCGTAAGTGGGCGGTGGTGCGACTGGCAAAGCGGCAGCGGCAGAGTAAGTGAAGCAAGTTTCgtagaggagagagaagaagaaaaagaaggaggggaggagatgGAGGTGGAGCATTAA